One genomic segment of Panicum virgatum strain AP13 chromosome 2N, P.virgatum_v5, whole genome shotgun sequence includes these proteins:
- the LOC120661570 gene encoding cysteine-rich receptor-like protein kinase 10, translated as MSLIMLLISLLFLSSPKLLAEGQSICSNANNMYMRSSTYVSNLNSLAEALFAKVKNSNSHSARGTAGMGPDMIYGAVLCRGDTAPGTDCAYRLKEVLDAARNNSANSSCSSQKDITLFDDGYLVQLRFSNQDFISNFRNSQECIVRANLNPPPLGHVSEQFNSLVSKLMAELTEGAMKKTGMYETGQGWLTEKSQTVYGLVQCTEDMPPDTCRACLNSVITKREQMVKSGQMGGAILGVHCSFWYQTKVQFFAGAPVLSLNMPTPSKFWIWVTIGSFSVVVSISWLLVHIWIKTERKRERARFELQLLSMAIQNVINLWRIEEGNSGFSLYDFSQIKEATSNFSSENKLGQGGFGPVYKGLLPGGLEVAVKRLAACSVQGLLEFKNEIQLIAKLQHKNLVKLLGCCIQGDQEKMLVYEYMQNKSLDIFIFDINKGEQLNWSMRLHIVDGVAQGLLYLHKHSRFCVVHRDLKASNILLDSDMTPKISDFGIARIFSSNMMESNTTRIVGTHGYISPEYAFDGVCSIKSDVFSFGVLVLEIISGKRTTGFYPYDGKLYNLISYAWKLWKVGEWRQLVCCRIGENHEAIERCIQVALLCVQESAEDRPAMDLVVSMLNSENVSLPKPKQPAYFFVRSSGSEASSCNINISITLAR; from the exons ATGTCACTCATCATGCTACTTATTTCCCTCCTATTTCTTTCTTCCCCGAAGCTGTTAGCTGAAGGCCAGTCCATCTGCAGCAATGCTAACAACATGTACATGCGAAGCAGTACCTACGTCTCTAACCTGAATTCCCTCGCTGAAGCACTATTTGCCAAGGTGAAAAATTCAAACTCACACTCAGCTCGTGGCACAGCTGGGATGGGTCCTGACATGATCTATGGAGCAGTGCTATGCCGAGGAGACACAGCCCCCGGCACTGACTGTGCATACCGCCTCAAGGAGGTCCTTGATGCAGCAAGGAACAACTCAGCTAATAGTTCCTGCTCTTCCCAAAAGGACATAACCTTGTTTGACGATGGGTACCTGGTCCAGCTAAGATTCTCTAACCAGGATTTCATCTCCAACTTCAGAAACTCTCAGGAATGCATAGTGAGAGCTAATCTGAACCCTCCACCGTTAGGTCATGTTTCAGAGCAGTTCAATAGTCTTGTCTCCAAGCTGATGGCAGAACTCACAGAAGGCGCAATGAAGAAAACAGGCATGTACGAGACAGGCCAGGGCTGGCTCACCGAGAAGAGCCAGACAGTATATGGCCTTGTGCAGTGCACAGAGGACATGCCTCCGGATACATGCAGGGCTTGCCTGAATAGTGTCATCACGAAGAGGGAACAGATGGTTAAAAGTGGTCAGATGGGTGGCGCAATCCTCGGTGTGCACTGCAGCTTTTGGTACCAAACAAAAGTTCAGTTTTTTGCTGGCGCACCAGTGTTGTCATTAAATATGCCCACAC CAAGCAAATTTTGGATCTGGGTCACGATTGGATCGTTCTCAGTCGTGGTTTCAATTTCTTGGCTGCTTGTTCATATTTGGATCAAAACAGAGAGGAAAAGAG AAAGAGCAAGATTCGAACTACAATTGCTATCAATGGCAATACAAAATGTAATCAATCTGTGGAGGATTGAAGAAGGCAACTCAGGGTTTTCTCTGTATGATTTCTCTCAGATAAAGGAAGCCACAAGCAACTTCTCTAGTGAAAACAAACTTGGACAAGGTGGTTTTGGACCAGTTTATAAG GGCCTATTGCCTGGTGGTCTTGAAGTAGCAGTCAAAAGACTTGCAGCATGTTCGGTACAAGGTTTGTTAGAGTTCAAAAATGAAATTCAACTGATAGCAAAACTTCAACACAAAAATCTCGTTAAGTTACTTGGCTGCTGTAttcaaggagatcaagaaaagaTGCTTGTCTACGAATATATGCAAAACAAAAGCCTGGACATCTTCATATTCG ATATTAACAAAGGAGAGCAATTGAACTGGTCCATGCGTCTACACATAGTCGATGGGGTAGCGCAGGGGCTCTTATATCTCCACAAGCACTCACGATTTTGTGTTGTTCATAGGGATCTGAAAGCAAGTAACATTCTATTGGATAGCGACATGACTCCAAAAATTTCTGATTTTGGGATAGCAAGAATATTCAGCTCAAACATGATGGAATCAAATACAACCAGAATAGTAGGCACACA TGGCTACATATCTCCAGAGTATGCCTTTGATGGAGTTTGCTCAATCAAGTCAGACGTCTTTAGCTTTGGAGTCTTGGTCTTGGAAATTATAAGCGGAAAGAGGACTACTGGTTTCTATCCATATGATGGAAAATTATACAATCTCATTTCCTAT GCTTGGAAACTTTGGAAAGTTGGAGAATGGCGCCAGCTGGTTTGTTGTCGTATAGGAGAAAATCATGAAGCGATAGAAAGGTGCATTCAGGTGGCGCTTTTATGTGTTCAAGAGAGCGCAGAGGACAGACCTGCTATGGATCTTGTGGTTAGCATGCTAAATAGTGAGAATGTGAGCCTGCCCAAGCCAAAGCAACCAGCTTACTTCTTTGTGCGCTCTAGCGGGTCAGAAGCTTCATCATGCAACATTAATATAAGTATTACGTTAGCAAGGTAG